AGTATTTTGCTCACAAACACTCCACACCATTTCATCGTCATTGCACTCTCGCTTGGAATCGAAGAATAAATTGCAAAACCAACACTATAAACTTCTAAAATAGGCAAACGACTGTTGCTTCAGCTCTTCGTGAGAGCGATATTCATACTTCGCAAGCAACTACAACCAGCTTGCAGGACTTCAGATAACATTTCCTGATTTGCTTCGGTCTAACCATGCATTCTAATTTGTCGATCTCCCTCCAAAAGCTCGTACCAATCTTGTTGATACAATGTTGCACTGGTTTCTCAAAGATTCCCGAAAAGAAAGACATTCATTGCCGTCCGCTTGCTTGGCATTGCCTTGATCACAAGTAGTGtctttgtataattccattgtctTTTGCATGACGTTGTGTCGCGACAAATATTGTGATCTTTTAAAATGTGAAGGATATGAAGACACTAAAGATTCCTCTTTTGTTAAAGCAAGCATCTTTGCTAGCTTCCAGAGGACCACAAGGGCTATGGATGGATGGAAACCTGCAGCACCGAGTAGCATGATTCCAATATGATCCGCCTCTATCTCGATCCTAGAGACGTAAGCAAAATTGTCAAAGACGAACCAAAGCTACGACTTGCTGAATTAAACCAACTCACAAGGATGGAACCAACTTAATAATATTAATAACTGAAGAGATAACATAATACACTAGCAAGAGTTTAACGTCAAAGCTAGTGCAGGAGGCCCTTTATAATATTGATAGCATGAGAAGCAAGCTCCTCCGGCATGGCACACGGTGCTAAAAATGCATATTTTAAATGTACTGCTATCAATTAGTCTAGTCTCCGTCAACATTGGAtattttattttagtttgatctttatGTGTCATTCCGGTAACTTCTTGTGAGCGGAGGGATCTTGTCGACCGAGAATTCCAAGTCTTTCTAAAATTACCTTTGTCGATGGGAACATGACGTTGATTCTACATTTAACATAAAATAGATAGCTGCGCAATATATAAAAATTATATGCAACTTTACATCTAGAAATATGCAATTAAACACACTGCTAGGGTTTAAACTCCGACGCACCTTTTTTCCCCTTGCTGAATTAGATTTCATGATGTGCAACTTTGTGGACTGACAAATGACATTTTATCAGATCGACTTAGAAATAATTAATGTGTATCATATAACATGTAGAATAAGCCTCCTTACAAGTGTCCTGTATAAATTTTCTCTATTAATATATTATTCATTATGTATCATAGGAAGGCAGAATATAGGtaattaattactccctccgtttctaaatatttgtctttctatgaatttcatcaaatgactacatacgaagcaaaatgagtgaatctacactctaaaatatgtttatatacatccgtatgtggtagtccatttgaaatctctaaaaaaacaaatatttaggaacggagagagtaaatGAGAACATGTGAAAATGCAAAAGATGAACATACATTGAAAAGAAAGGCCCACATAAGAGATTGGGAAACCACTCGTGGATGTCCGCACTGTGCCTTGCAATGATGTGCCCAACCTGGAAAAAAAGAATGAGGGATCGATCAGAGTTTGAAGTGCCTGACGTGAACTCATTAATCCAGTATTAAACCTAGCTACCTCACCTCGTGGCCAAGAACAACGGCAATCTCAGCGTCAGTCTTGAGAACATCGAGCAATCCGGTGGTGACCATTATCTTGCCGGGCACGCAGCCTGCATTGGCCTGATTATCTTTGACAAGGATGACCTCCCACTTGAGCCCACGGAGATGTCCGGCGTGCGGCTGCGGACGGCCAGATTTCTTACCCTGCTGCTTTCTTCGGGTCTCGTCATCCAGATCCTGCGCATCCTTCTGAGAGGAGAGCATCACAGTGTCGTGGTTGTTGTCTATGCCGAGGTTGCGGTGAGCGGCGCGGATGAGTTTCTCGAGGATGCGTCGGACGCGGACAGTGTCGGGGTGGAGCGGGTCAACGATCCGGGACTCGGCGGCGTACTTGTTCATGTCCTCGTCGAAGCGGCGAACACAGAGCTCGCGCTCCGACTGGGGGGAGAGGGCGACCACATGAGTCCGATTAGTGTAGGGCACGACCTCGATGTCGAGGTACGGGCGGTAGTAGGCTAATGCCGTGAGGCCCGTGACGCCGGAGAGTAGAactgccgcggaggcgatcttgagCGGACTGTGGTACGAACGGGGCCGGGGGTCGACGGGCTGGGAGGTGCAGTAGCATCGACGGAGCGCGGGCGATCGACAAACGGCAGCGGGTTTGGTGATGCGGCGGAGCAAGGATCCTATTCCTAGGTGGAGTGGTTGCGGTAGCAAGTAGCCGGGACGGCCACGGGCTCCGATGCTGAGGATGCGGCGGCAAGAATTTGCTAAGATCATGTTTTCTTAATCTTTGTTCCGATCTTCTTTGTGTTTGAGACAAATATAAATAATCCGGGAGAGGTTTTACTCTTTTTGTACGAACCCAATATTTGTACGAACCCAATAAGGAGGGATCCGACGAGGTGGGAGCGCGACTGGACCCTCGCATCCCTaggaatgggccggcccattggcaCGTCCGCTAGCTAGCTTTAATTCATTAGTTTTAACTaacacaaatgcccgtgcgttgcaatgagaCATGCATATTTTATTGCACAATACCAATTTTGTATGACATATCTTTAGGATACATATTCTATGGTTCGATATCAATTGTGTGTATCACATATATTTTTGATTATCACGTACATCAGGCGACATTGCCGACCTTTTTTACTGTTGAATTACTCCTTCCTCCACCCTACATATATGTCTCTTTGTGTTATGTATCATCTTAGAACGACTCTATTTCTCTACCGCGCGATCTTTCGATGACTCTCTAAAGAAGTTCATGTTAGCTGGTGTTGCTCATCTTGATTGGATATTGAACGATGGAGGTTGCCTCATGTTGTAAGAAATGTTTAAATTTCTATTATTTCAGTTTTCTTTTTGTCCGAGGGTGGTTCGTAAATGTGTCTACTGGGTAGCAATCTCGAAAAAATGTCTGAGTATTGTAGGAGTACCAAGGCACATCTACAATAGCTTTATGAGATAGTTTAAGCCACCCATGCAAAAAAAAAGATAGCTTAAGCCACTGCTGAATACAAAATAAAATTTGACAATCACTTTATTGGAAATTTTACAACAATGAACCGACCCTTTAGAAATGTAAATATTTCCTCATACTTTTTTTTGCGGGTCAAATATTCCCTCATACCTGATGTAGAATATGCaaagttcatatatatatatatatatatatatatatatatatatatatatatatatatatatatatatatatatatatatatatatatatataaataggtTTGTACGTAAATTATCAAATATATAACTGAAACATTCATGTAATGACATGCatgaaaaaatatatataatagaGAGGGGGTGATCGATTGTCTCTTCAACTAAGGGAAAATGAGATAGCAAATAGATAGATTCCCGAACTATGATTTTAGGCAAGGAATGCTATTACTGTTCATCAGATAAAATAACATTTCATATGATAATATAAAATCACAATAATTAGCCAAATCTGTAGGTAAGAAGTGTTCTGATGTTGTACAGATTTTTAATAATTGAAAATCATATTCAGCAGCAAACTTGTGTGCTTATAATTCCATGCTTGTTCATTTTATAAGCTCCACAATTCAATTGCTCCTCATACGCACGCGTCCCCAGCCTGAACTCTTTTTTGCTTGTGTGTATGTGCGCAGGCCATGCGTGTTCCTCTTCCTTAAATCTGAATACATATATGATCCTCTGATTGCTGCTTGCTGATTCTGGTACAACTCACTATGTATATAAATTGATGGGATTTGATGTAAAAAAGAGATGCGGGACTAATTAATTTGGAAACTTGCCTATTTTTCTAGCACAATCGTAAGCCAACTCAGTTGGCTTTGTCGTTCCCGCGGGAATAATTAATTTTTGCTGCAGACCAGGCCCAACATCGGCTCATGTGCGGGATAGAGGCTCCATAAGTTTGTCTGCATTAAGTAGTTGCTAACTCTTATTTCCATCACAATTGAGAGCTAGCTCAACTGGTTATGGTCATAGTGACAAAG
This window of the Triticum aestivum cultivar Chinese Spring chromosome 5D, IWGSC CS RefSeq v2.1, whole genome shotgun sequence genome carries:
- the LOC123125686 gene encoding uncharacterized protein, with amino-acid sequence MILANSCRRILSIGARGRPGYLLPQPLHLGIGSLLRRITKPAAVCRSPALRRCYCTSQPVDPRPRSYHSPLKIASAAVLLSGVTGLTALAYYRPYLDIEVVPYTNRTHVVALSPQSERELCVRRFDEDMNKYAAESRIVDPLHPDTVRVRRILEKLIRAAHRNLGIDNNHDTVMLSSQKDAQDLDDETRRKQQGKKSGRPQPHAGHLRGLKWEVILVKDNQANAGCVPGKIMVTTGLLDVLKTDAEIAVVLGHEVGHIIARHSADIHEWFPNLLCGPFFSMIEIEADHIGIMLLGAAGFHPSIALVVLWKLAKMLALTKEESLVSSYPSHFKRSQYLSRHNVMQKTMELYKDTTCDQGNAKQADGNECLSFRESLRNQCNIVSTRLVRAFGGRSTN